The following are from one region of the Candidatus Edwardsbacteria bacterium genome:
- a CDS encoding MBL fold metallo-hydrolase, producing the protein MIYQTVVAKGLVDTNCYLLACSETGEVMIIDPGAFNPGEARTILGLIGQHDLKPRYILNTHGHIDHIAGNEPIKKATGAELLIHSGDADMIGSGTMNGSFMFGKEVVSPPADRQLEDGQIMQLGKLSIRVIHTPGHTPGCICLYVDGTLFSGDTLFAGSVGRTDLPGGDEKAIIRSIKEKLLKLPDETVVRPGHGPRTTIGQERKENPFL; encoded by the coding sequence ATGATATATCAGACCGTGGTGGCCAAGGGTCTGGTGGACACCAATTGCTATCTGCTGGCCTGCTCGGAAACCGGGGAAGTGATGATAATAGATCCCGGCGCTTTCAACCCGGGCGAAGCAAGGACCATCCTGGGGCTTATCGGCCAGCATGACCTGAAACCCCGATATATCCTGAACACTCACGGCCATATCGACCACATAGCCGGCAACGAACCGATCAAAAAGGCCACCGGAGCCGAACTGCTCATTCACTCCGGTGATGCCGACATGATTGGATCGGGCACCATGAACGGCTCGTTCATGTTCGGGAAAGAGGTCGTCTCTCCGCCGGCCGACCGGCAGTTGGAGGACGGCCAAATTATGCAGCTAGGAAAGCTATCGATAAGGGTGATCCATACTCCCGGCCATACGCCAGGATGTATTTGTCTTTATGTTGATGGCACGCTTTTCTCCGGCGACACCCTGTTTGCGGGATCGGTGGGACGGACCGATCTGCCGGGCGGAGACGAAAAGGCCATCATCCGTTCAATCAAAGAAAAGCTTTTAAAGCTGCCCGATGAAACTGTCGTCCGACCGGGCCACGGGCCCAGGACCACCATTGGGCAAGAGCGGAAAGAGAACCCGTTCCTGTGA
- a CDS encoding phosphoglycerate kinase: MKKLNIRDLDLKGKRVLVRVDFNVPQDKKTGAIKDDSRMVGALPTINYLLDHGAKVVLMSHLGRPEGQVNMQFTLKPVADKLAELLKKPVKFAADCIGPEILKLSQELKEGGVLLLENLRFHAEEEKNDPAFAKQLAELGEIYVNDAFGTAHRAHASTEGVTKYFKQNTAGFLMEKEIDYLSAALESPEHPFVAILGGAKVSDKIAVIENLLNKADAVLIGGAMAYTFLLAQGKEVGSSLVEKDKLDMAKDILQKSQKIRFLLPIDHIAAEKKEGQPDKKGKPTFTFVNPKEVAEIPRGLAGVDIGPRTIIEYNKAISGARTIVWNGPMGIFETPEYAKGTFEVAKAVAASGAKSIIGGGDSASAVHLSGVAEKISHISTGGGASLEFLEGKVLPGVAALTDK, translated from the coding sequence ATGAAAAAACTCAATATCCGCGATCTCGATCTGAAAGGCAAACGGGTGCTGGTCCGGGTGGATTTCAACGTTCCCCAGGACAAGAAGACCGGGGCCATCAAGGACGACTCCCGGATGGTGGGGGCCCTGCCCACCATCAACTATCTCTTAGACCATGGGGCCAAAGTGGTGCTGATGTCCCACCTGGGCCGCCCCGAGGGTCAGGTGAATATGCAGTTCACCCTGAAACCGGTGGCAGACAAGCTGGCGGAACTGCTGAAGAAACCTGTCAAGTTCGCCGCTGACTGCATCGGTCCCGAGATACTGAAACTGTCCCAGGAACTGAAGGAGGGCGGGGTCCTTTTGCTGGAGAACCTGCGCTTCCATGCCGAAGAGGAGAAGAACGATCCGGCTTTTGCCAAACAGCTGGCGGAACTGGGGGAAATATATGTCAACGATGCCTTCGGCACTGCCCACCGGGCCCACGCCTCCACCGAGGGAGTGACGAAATATTTCAAGCAGAACACCGCCGGCTTCCTGATGGAGAAGGAGATAGATTATCTGTCGGCCGCCCTGGAAAGCCCGGAGCATCCCTTTGTGGCCATCCTGGGCGGGGCCAAGGTATCCGATAAAATAGCGGTGATAGAGAACCTGTTGAACAAGGCCGATGCCGTTCTGATCGGCGGGGCCATGGCCTACACATTCCTGCTGGCCCAGGGCAAGGAGGTCGGCTCCTCCCTGGTCGAGAAGGACAAACTGGATATGGCCAAGGATATCCTGCAAAAATCCCAAAAGATCAGATTCCTACTGCCGATAGACCACATTGCAGCCGAGAAAAAAGAAGGCCAACCGGATAAGAAAGGAAAGCCGACCTTCACCTTCGTCAATCCCAAAGAGGTCGCAGAAATCCCCCGGGGCCTGGCCGGTGTGGACATCGGCCCCCGGACGATCATCGAGTACAATAAGGCCATCTCCGGGGCTAGGACCATAGTCTGGAACGGACCGATGGGCATCTTCGAGACCCCGGAATACGCCAAGGGAACCTTCGAAGTGGCCAAAGCCGTGGCGGCATCGGGGGCCAAGTCCATCATCGGCGGGGGGGATTCCGCCTCGGCGGTGCATCTTTCCGGGGTGGCCGAAAAGATATCGCATATCTCCACCGGGGGCGGGGCGTCGTTGGAGTTTTTGGAGGGGAAAGTACTGCCCGGGGTGGCGGCGCTGACTGATAAATAA